In the genome of Leishmania braziliensis MHOM/BR/75/M2904 contig, possible fusion of chromosomes 20 and 34, one region contains:
- a CDS encoding ribosomal protein S25 codes for MPPKAGQTKKAKMEAANKGAKKTTKKWSKGQSREALQNAVMFDKETYDKLRSEVPKYKLITPSIISDRLKIAVSIAAAGLKQLCREKLIRLVSCSSKTRVYTRIVQAASAEAATAAPAAE; via the coding sequence ATGCCGCCGAAGGCTGGTCAGACGAAGAAGGCCAAGATGGAGGCCGCCAACAAGGGCGCGAAGAAGACCACGAAGAAGTGGAGCAAGGGCCAGTCCCGCGAGGCTCTACAGAACGCCGTGATGTTCGACAAGGAGACGTACGACAAGCTCCGCAGCGAGGTACCCAAGTACAAGCTCATCACCCCCTCGATCATCTCTGACCGCCTCAAGATCGCCgtctccatcgccgccgctggtctCAAGCAGTTGTGCCGCGAAAAGCTCATCCGTCTGGTGTCGTGCTCCAGCAAGACCCGCGTGTACACGCGTATCGTGCAGGCTGCTTCGGCTGAggcggccaccgctgctccgGCTGCCGAGTAA